In Amycolatopsis sp. EV170708-02-1, the following are encoded in one genomic region:
- a CDS encoding acyl-CoA synthetase, translated as MRNPTGLATLVAGKVTETVRSIDVMRQAGLLPIPRVDEGLRSLVMVRKWGPFAGANMIAARRDPTATGIIDELGPLTFKQLDTQSNALARAWSERGLGPGSVIAALCRDHRGLVLTMLASGKLGAKLLLMNTGFAKPQLADVAKREGVTALVYDQEFTDLLDAVEGDVEHYLAWVDSDTARPADIPVVAELVASTDDRPWPAPAKPGGFILLTSGTTGTPKGAPRPHTSALASAQFLDRIPLRTGEATYMGAPLFHGTGLSQFILSFALGSKVVMRRKFVPEETLRGVAENRCTTLVLVPTMLQRIVDLPEEIRAKYDTSSLRIIFVAGSALSPDLGNRATAAFGDVVHNLYGSTEVAVATVATPEDWRKAPGTVGRAPVGCKVALYDEKGGKITEPHVTGRVFVGSGLSFQGYTDGRNKEIIDGLLSSGDVGHFDEDGLLFIDGRDDEMIVSGGENVFPIEVENLLVEREDVIEAAVVGVEDPEFGQRLKAFVVRAEKSELDVDGVREYVKANLARYKVPRDVEFLDELPRNATGKVLRNKLH; from the coding sequence ATGAGAAACCCCACCGGCCTCGCCACCCTGGTGGCGGGCAAGGTGACCGAGACCGTGCGCAGCATCGACGTGATGCGCCAAGCGGGCCTGCTCCCCATCCCGCGGGTGGACGAGGGCCTGCGTTCGCTGGTCATGGTGCGGAAGTGGGGCCCGTTCGCCGGCGCGAACATGATCGCCGCCCGCCGGGACCCGACCGCGACCGGCATCATCGACGAGCTGGGGCCGCTGACCTTCAAACAGCTCGACACCCAGTCGAACGCGCTGGCCAGGGCATGGTCCGAACGCGGCCTCGGCCCGGGTTCGGTGATCGCCGCGCTCTGCCGCGACCACCGTGGTCTCGTGCTGACGATGCTCGCCTCGGGCAAACTCGGCGCCAAACTGCTGCTGATGAACACCGGGTTCGCCAAACCCCAGCTCGCGGACGTCGCGAAGCGTGAAGGCGTCACGGCGCTCGTGTACGACCAGGAGTTCACCGACCTGCTGGACGCCGTCGAAGGCGACGTCGAGCACTATCTCGCGTGGGTCGATTCGGACACGGCTCGCCCGGCCGATATCCCGGTCGTCGCCGAACTGGTCGCCAGCACCGACGACCGACCGTGGCCCGCGCCGGCCAAACCCGGCGGGTTCATCCTGCTGACCAGCGGCACCACCGGGACGCCAAAGGGCGCGCCACGGCCGCACACCTCCGCGCTCGCCTCGGCGCAGTTCCTCGACCGCATCCCGCTGCGCACCGGCGAGGCGACCTACATGGGCGCGCCGCTGTTCCACGGCACCGGGTTGTCGCAGTTCATCCTGTCCTTCGCGCTCGGCTCGAAGGTCGTCATGCGGCGCAAGTTCGTGCCGGAGGAGACGTTGCGCGGGGTCGCGGAGAACCGCTGCACCACGCTGGTCCTCGTGCCGACGATGCTGCAGCGCATCGTCGACCTGCCCGAGGAGATCCGCGCCAAGTACGACACCTCGTCCCTGCGGATCATCTTCGTCGCCGGCTCCGCGCTGTCACCGGATCTGGGGAACCGGGCGACCGCCGCGTTCGGCGACGTCGTGCACAACCTCTACGGCTCCACCGAGGTCGCGGTCGCGACGGTCGCGACGCCCGAGGACTGGCGCAAGGCGCCGGGCACCGTCGGCCGCGCGCCGGTGGGCTGCAAGGTGGCGCTGTACGACGAAAAGGGCGGCAAGATCACCGAGCCGCATGTCACCGGCCGGGTGTTCGTCGGCAGCGGGCTGAGCTTCCAGGGCTACACCGACGGGCGGAACAAGGAGATCATCGACGGTCTCCTCTCCAGCGGCGACGTCGGCCATTTCGACGAAGACGGTCTGCTGTTCATCGACGGCCGCGACGACGAGATGATCGTCTCGGGCGGCGAGAACGTCTTCCCGATCGAGGTGGAGAACCTCCTGGTCGAACGCGAGGACGTGATCGAGGCCGCGGTCGTCGGGGTCGAGGATCCCGAGTTCGGGCAGCGGCTGAAGGCGTTCGTGGTGCGGGCCGAGAAATCGGAGCTGGACGTCGACGGCGTACGCGAGTACGTCAAGGCGAACCTCGCCCGGTACAAGGTGCCGCGCGATGTGGAGTTCCTCGACGAGCTACCGCGCAACGCGACCGGGAAGGTGCTGCGCAACAAGTTGCACTAG
- a CDS encoding bifunctional 3'-5' exonuclease/DNA polymerase, whose amino-acid sequence MSVQAIAGQEEDGDFAIALSGQPPLRGLKLPEFVGEVRRLEAEHSPRWVFPSVEGTYPALIKAGVRVRRCHDLTLIEGLLLAHEGRPQESRSLRAALARANGQEAPADEPPLWAEDDQPTLFETRGPRLPAGVTVIDAARRVLAEQEKRVAPTDHPERLRLLFAAESASALAAAEMSADGLPWRADLHSALLAEQLGPRVPAGQRPKRLVELAAKISDAFGGRPVNPDAPASVVRALGREGIEVSSARKYLLRDIDHPAVPPLLEYKELARLHSANGWTWLDEWVRDGRFRPHYVVGGVVSGRWASRGGGALQIPKVLRTCVRADPGWKLVVADAAQLEPRVLTALSGDRKLADVAAATDLYASLAEAMFSGVRRVPVPAWDDRDDRDRAKIAMLSAMYGGTSGEAGPLLALLRTRFPDAVSYVERAAQAGERGERVRSRLGRTSPAPSEAWRALTGGVAADEAGELKARQASRNWGRFTRNFVVQASAADMTAVLLATLRSRLPSPAHLVFFQHDEVLVHTPAEFADEVSQSIVDSMSEAARLLFGAACPVRFPLHIAAVDTYADAK is encoded by the coding sequence GTGAGTGTGCAGGCGATCGCAGGTCAAGAGGAAGATGGCGACTTCGCGATCGCTCTTTCCGGGCAGCCGCCGCTGCGGGGCCTGAAGCTCCCGGAGTTCGTCGGCGAAGTGCGGCGTTTGGAGGCGGAGCACTCACCCCGTTGGGTGTTCCCGTCGGTCGAAGGGACGTATCCGGCGCTGATCAAGGCGGGCGTCCGGGTGCGGCGCTGCCACGATCTGACGCTGATCGAGGGCTTGCTCCTCGCCCACGAAGGCCGCCCACAGGAGTCGCGAAGCCTGCGCGCGGCGTTGGCCAGGGCGAACGGCCAGGAGGCACCCGCCGACGAGCCGCCGCTCTGGGCCGAGGACGACCAGCCGACGCTGTTCGAGACGCGCGGCCCTCGGCTGCCCGCCGGCGTCACGGTGATCGACGCGGCGCGCCGGGTGCTGGCCGAGCAGGAGAAACGAGTCGCGCCGACCGATCATCCGGAACGGCTGCGGCTGCTCTTCGCGGCGGAGTCGGCGAGCGCGCTGGCGGCGGCCGAGATGTCGGCCGACGGTTTGCCCTGGCGGGCGGACCTGCACTCGGCGTTGCTCGCCGAACAGCTCGGTCCCCGTGTCCCGGCAGGGCAGCGGCCGAAACGCCTGGTCGAGCTGGCGGCGAAGATCAGCGACGCGTTCGGCGGGCGCCCGGTCAATCCGGACGCCCCGGCCAGCGTCGTGCGGGCGCTCGGGCGGGAGGGCATCGAGGTCTCGTCGGCCAGGAAGTACCTGCTGCGCGACATCGACCATCCCGCCGTCCCGCCGCTGCTGGAGTACAAGGAGCTCGCGCGGCTGCATTCGGCCAACGGCTGGACCTGGCTCGACGAGTGGGTGCGCGACGGCCGGTTCCGCCCGCATTACGTCGTCGGCGGGGTCGTCTCGGGCCGGTGGGCGAGCCGGGGCGGGGGCGCGCTGCAGATCCCGAAGGTCCTGCGGACCTGCGTCCGGGCCGATCCGGGCTGGAAGCTGGTCGTCGCCGACGCCGCGCAGCTGGAGCCGCGAGTGCTGACTGCGTTGTCCGGAGACCGCAAGCTGGCCGACGTCGCCGCGGCCACGGATCTGTACGCGAGCCTCGCCGAGGCGATGTTCTCCGGCGTGCGCCGCGTGCCGGTGCCCGCGTGGGACGACAGGGACGATCGGGACCGCGCGAAGATCGCGATGCTGTCGGCGATGTACGGCGGCACGTCCGGCGAGGCCGGGCCGCTGCTGGCGTTGCTGCGCACCAGGTTCCCGGACGCGGTGTCCTATGTGGAGCGTGCCGCGCAGGCCGGGGAACGCGGCGAGCGCGTCCGCTCCCGGCTGGGCCGGACGTCGCCCGCGCCGTCGGAGGCGTGGCGCGCGCTGACCGGCGGGGTCGCGGCGGACGAGGCCGGCGAGCTGAAGGCGCGGCAGGCGTCCCGCAACTGGGGCCGGTTCACCCGCAACTTCGTCGTGCAGGCGAGTGCGGCGGATATGACCGCGGTCCTGCTGGCGACCCTGCGGAGCAGGCTCCCCTCCCCCGCGCACCTGGTGTTCTTCCAGCACGACGAGGTCCTGGTGCACACCCCGGCCGAGTTCGCCGACGAGGTCTCGCAGTCCATTGTGGACAGCATGTCCGAAGCGGCGCGGCTGCTGTTCGGGGCCGCTTGCCCGGTCCGGTTCCCGTTGCACATCGCCGCCGTGGACACCTACGCCGACGCGAAATGA